GAGCTAATCTTTTAAGTGTGTTTGGTAATTTAATTCAATTGTCTTTATTCTTCCCTATTGTTTTAAAACattctattctttatttaccttaaacaatacagtttatcGGTATATACATAACAAGGCAAAGGAAAAGTAAATAATGTTGTTTATTTATAGCACCAGGACTATCCAACCATAAAGTTTTCTCTCTGGGATATGAGCGGTGATCCTACAGTGGCAGCTACCCATCATTGTTTCTACACACCAAACTCACTTTACATGTTAGTGTGGGATTTATGGTCCTTAGAGAAGGAACTGGACAAAATCGGCCAGTATCTTTACAGTATTCAGGTAATTAATGGTGtgaaatttcattgagaaaagaaaataagatgtggtttgattgccaatgagacaactgtccaagaGTGACTAACTTAGAAGATTGTGTTTATGTTAATACATGTAAAGACATTAAAGTATTCAGATATAAGAAACACTTGCATGTATAAGATCTAGAGATGACATAGATATGTATGCATTCTGCTATTATCCAAACCTAATATGCCTGATGTAAGAAGCAGTGACGGTTTTAAAATTCCAGCATTCAGTCATTTGGACAGCACTTATTATTTGTAATGAGTGGAGTTGTCATGGTGATTTTAagacttaacagtaaaaataTCATCCATTTTGTACTTATTTATTAGATAAAATATATTTCCTTTcacttgtttctttattgtatTATTAGGCAAGAATGCCCAATGCCAGTATCTTGTTAGTTGCCACATTCTTAGACAGAAACACCTTACCAACCAAACAACAAGATGTCTTGAGGATAAAACAGTTATTACTGGACCGTTATGGACCAGAAGGAGACCGGGCCAGTGGTTTATCATCTAGACTAGATACTGACAGTTTTATACCAGTGTCTTGTACAACAAAAGAAGGTATGTTTCTTTTGTTATACCCCTCTCTTAAATTTGGGGTTTATTGCAATTACTTTTTCCATCCATCTGTTTGTTCAGCTGTCTGTTCATCAGTATGTTTTCAAATTAATGAGCTGCAATGTGTCTAATGGATCTGTCTTTTTacttgtttattttcaacttaattCTAAAAGTTGACAGGAATATCTGCTATATAgcttattgaagaaaaaaaatgtcaaatatgtttgaaaaattgttttatagaTAAAAGGAGATCTGGGCAATAACTTAATGAGACAGCAATGTAACTAGTACtaccaaaacaaatcaaaagacttggtggcctttggctgctatctgctctttggtcaggtggTTTTCTCCGtgatatatactgtggattcattaatattcattggatactaattttccTGGATTTCATGGGTTCAGGGGAACCACAAatataaatgttcaatgaattacaaattgtCTACAGGAATATGTATGCTGATTTTGTCAAAACCTCGGAATTGAATTTTCATGagtatgcaagttttcctcaaccaacgaaaattagtacccacgaaaataaatgaatccatagaaacccattttcattctcaattttattgtaggTCTTTAAGAACATTTTCCAGtataaaataattgtgaatacatttgaaaatagaatatttttgatttttgtttctcTCCCAGGTATATCGGAACTTAAAGAAAAGTTGTATGACCTTGCCACAAGGGTACCAGATCCTAACAACAGACCAAACAAACTACTGGGTAGGAGTATTCCAAAGAGTTACCTTCATTTAGAGACGGCCATGCaggaaagtttgaaaaataaattggatGAAAAAAGACAACCATTTTTAGAACATGATGAGTTCCTTGAGATTATAAACAAAGTACCAAACAATGATCTCGATTCAGCTGAAGAAATTCGTCAAGGTGGGTTTACCTTAGAGATTAAGATTTATGTGTAAAGAAAGTGATGTATTTCTGATACTGGCAAATTTTTTATATGTGTAACTGGTAACGTATATTATGTTGAATATaagaaaaagtttgaaaaatgatGATGAGGCAACTCATTTTATATCTGCAACTTCAgcttttattgaaattttctgtTAATAGAAAATCTATGAACAATACACACACTATTAACcgaaaaaaatagatatattatgtgttatttagataatttttttatttatttattccagTAACAAAGTTTTTAACAGAGAATGGGACAATCCTGCATTTTAATGATCAACTGAAAGGATTAAATAATTTGTACTTTCTGGATCCAACATGGCTGTGTGATGTCCTGTCCAAAGTCCTCCTACATGTAGTAagtaatttaaaaattattttacatgGATCAAAGTTTGCATGAATTAATTATACATTACTGTCAGATGTTGAAAGAATCTCAGAATAAAATGACCCACTTTCAAATCTAAATGAATAGAGTTGATtacttttattgaaataaaatgaaatattccaGATTTTGGATTCTTAACATCCTGAAGAAAAATTGTGagtcaattttattattttaaaatcaccTGCTAATATGACTTTATCTTTTGCTATTATATAGGTACATGATCCTAATGTGAGAGGAGGGAAAATAAGTAAGGTTGAAGTAAGGAGGATATTCAGTGAGGATACACGATTCCCCGATGATTACGTAGACCAGTATATACAGTTAATGGAACGATTTGAAATTGCTCTTAGTGTGGATTTTGGTGGGAAGTAAGTTTTAAAGAAATAATATGTTATTGAATTAATGAAGAATTATTTTTCCATTACTTAGAAAACTGTTTCCTGTTCAGTACATCATACATGTCAACCTCCAAAAGTGGAAAAGCATGTTATGACCTTCATTGAGTGATAAAATAACAAGACTAAAAGAGAAACTCACTCTTTTTCAGCTGagttatacatatttttatgccccacctatgatagtagaggggcgttatgttttctggtctgtacgtccgttcgtccgttcgttcgtccgtctgtccctcttcaggttaaagtttttggtcaaggtagtttttgatgaagctgaagtccaatcaacttgaaacttagtacatatgttccttatgatatgatctttctaattttaaagacaaattaaacttttgaccccaatttcacggcccactgaacatagaaaatgaaagtgcgagtttcaggttagtttttggtcaaggtagtttttgatgaagttgaagtccaatcaacttgaaacttagtacaaatgttccctatgatatgatctttctaattttaatgcctaattatatttttaatccattttcacggtccattgaacatggaaaatgatagtgcgagtggggcatccgtgtactttggacacattcttgtttttttttaaattcagagtAATTATTCCATTGAATTTTTATTAATCATTCATCGGCAAATGGttctttttttagattatttataCCCTCCCAGTTATCCAAGTACCCAGCCATTGATCTGAACCGATCTGATGAATTAGGGTTAAAGGTTATCCGACTTTACAAGATGGCATTCATTCCCTCTGGATTCTGGAGTCGTCTTTTGTCACGGTTGATGTATAGAATAGAACTACTAACATCAGACTGGATTCTAAGTAAATCGCTGACTTCATCTGTAACACCTGCAAAGTTCCATAAAATGTTGGAAAGACAGAGCTCAGCATCCAGGTATGTATTTGattctttaaatatttacataaaatgtGTTGTGCATGTAGAAAGTAAATTATTGTGTTCCATACATTTGTATTGAAaggtcaaaaaaaaaaaacaagccgagaattaatcaaattattaattttttcacAAAGACAGAAggcattgatataaaaaaaaaactgtttttcttttaaataagttCACCTTCAAAAAGAACAATTTTAGAAACTTTAAAATTCAAGATGAGCAACATTACTTATAGATCATATAACAAGTCAGTGTTACATTACAACAAACATCAATGGATGAATCTTAAAATcttaaaactaaacaaaaaagaCCAACAACACacaaacattaaaaacattaaaatgtatacaaaaaaaaaatgcaagtaccaaataaatattttcatgacATTTGTTGTtcataaagaaaaacaacaaactCTGTCACCTTCACCAAAGGTCTCTATAAATTTATAGCAAGGAGAGTTTTTCCCTACAGTTAAAGatgattttatttaattgtagctttacttttattgatttgtattattttatttcacaGTGGATTACAAATCGTAAAGAAAGATATGATTTATTGGGAAGATGGTTTGTATCTAGGACATGACTCTGGGTGTTTACTTGTGGAGGCCACCATTGTTCCACAAGGTCATGGCATGGCTCCACACAGAGGTGTTTTGATAACAGTACAATCAACAAAGGGAGATTACTCCATCATGGGGATTGTTGTAGATGAGATCGATGACTTGCTCAATGATCATTACCCAGGTTTGTATAACACTTGATAAACATTAATTTATACCATTTATTGCAAAAGTAATGAAACCTTCCACAGAATCACAATCTCTTGGTCAAGGTATTTCAACTTCTGTTAGTTTACTTGTCgcattgtatatatacaaaagctattgttctctgtgtagtttattcacagATCCTCAGATTAAGAGGAAAAATGAAGTAGTAGATATATGAGAATAGTTATGCTATCACTAAATAAACTCAAAAAGGGGTGTTCCCCTCAAATATTTGAAACTTTCCACATTATCCACACAATATAAAGAAGAGAAACGTTCAATGAGTTATATGACAAGGATCCTTGAAAGGGGTCATTATagttaatattttcaattttttttgttatcatatatatatatatatatatatatatatgtgtgttctAGTCACAGATTTGAaggatatttatttattttatctattaattaaaaaaaaatgttcatcttCAGGGAAATTACAGTTTATTTTAGTATTGATAGAGTTATAACTTATATTTTTGTTAGGTTTAATGGAGTGGGATGAATATGGTCAGCCTAGAGTCCAGAGATATGCCATGTGTCCAGATTGTTATGACACGATCCATTCATTACCTAAGGGTCTTGACCATTTCTCAGTAGAGCACTGTGCTAGGCTCATCATGTCATCTGATACCATCACATGtccaaaaaatctaaaaataccTCTGGTGCAATTAGTCCCAGAATTACTCATGCATGAAATTCCTAAAAAGTTTATTATAGACATTACAAAACTGTCGGTTGAAGAGGACAATCTGCTAGGTGTTGGTGTCGCAGGTAAAGTTCTTAAAGGACATTATGGTGACATTGATGTGGCTGTGAAGTTATATCACGGAGCACCGTATGCTGGCTTCCAACTGAGTAGTCTAGACAGTAGTTACCACACAGGGGGAGAAAAAGCTGAAGATAACGAAGAACAAGATGATATTTACAAAAACTACTCCGCTTATACCATTGATGTTGATGAAACTAATAGTATCAAAGTAAGTCAACTAAATATGCATGGGAATAACATATATATGACTGTGATTTGGTTAACAATTATTTGTTACATCAAGAACATCTAACAGGGTGGAAAAATTAGAATAACTGCATATCTaggttatgaaaattaaaagatgtgaTAGGATTGCAACAACTTTTCACAGGAAACAAATCACTAAGATGTGAACTATAGGTAAAGGCTTCAACAGCATGTTCACTCTGCTGCATTGGTACACATTAAATGGAATCTTTTCTTACTTACTGTGAAGGCAAACATGAGTATTAGGAACCATACATGCAGGATTGTTTACATCAAGAATATTAAACTCTTAATCTGAAATTACTGTGAGATTTTTATTACTGGAAATAATGCTGAGTTTagtatcacaataataagaaTGTACATTCTGACATGATATGAATATATCTGTATTAAGATTTTCCTGAATTTGCATTTTTCttaatttacaataattactattTTCAGGCATGGAGAGCTTTTATGGAGATGAGACAAGAAGTCCTGGTAACCAGTAAACTAAACTATCCCTACATTGTTTCCTTCCTTGGTATATCAATCAGACCAAGCCTGTTGATGTGTCTAGAGTTTGCTCCCCTTGGGAACTTTAGGACCAGTATTGATAAGGCTATAGTAAACAGGGAACCATTCAACAAATACAGAGACAAGGATAAAATCTTCCCTGCTGTGTTTGAGAAAGAAGTTACTTATAAAATGTTGTTTCAGGTATATTTCTCAATGATATAAATTGACTTTGTGTCTTAACTTTAATACCGATGCACAAATGGACTGTGGAATGATTTATGGAATTAACTAAAAGGCAATAGCATACTTTAACTGAGGAATCTTGAAAGTAGTTAATAAATTTCAAACTATCAAAGTTTGTGTTAATGTCATATTTGAggggagaaaaaaaaaacaacaaaaaacaaatgatagACTAACCAGTGAATATAGAGACAAAACAAAAGGATGCATCATTTTATTGTGAGTAATTGTTATACCCCCTCTTCCAAAAAGTGGAGGTATACTGTTTTCCCTCTGTCCATCCATCCATACATCTGTACATCCGTCCGTaccatgaatattttttgtcgcAATTTTCtcatgaactacattacaaggatttctgaaatttggttttagggtttatataagtcagctgtACCTTATGATGTGTTTtaagattcatcactcaacaacttcctgtttacggtCAAGTATTTGGGCAGGGGTATAACCATGaacagtagctcacagtttcacttgttttgatagttatttttttataacctCTACATGAAAAATGCTTTTTGCGATATTAACATACCTCATTTACTCTCATTTCAGATTGCAAGTGGCCTTGGTTATCTTCACAAAAATGGAATTATATACAGAGATTTAAAATCAGACAATATATTAGTTTTCTCCCTTGAATTGAATTCTCCTGTCAATGTCAAACTGTCTGACTATGGTATATCTAGATTTTGTTCTTCTGGAGGTACAGTTGGACTAGTAGGAACACCAGGGTATCAGGCACCAGAAATAATTGAGGGGCAATCTTATGATGAAAAGGTACATACAACTTTTTAAAGTACATAAGGCCAGGGCTATGactaaattaataaaacattaagTATAGAATCAAGATATTAATGAAATATCTTTATCTATGCTAGGCAATGAAGTTTTACTTTActggttttatttttcttttaatctaAAGCAGTTTTTTTCTGGaagattgttttaaaaatgtagtCCTGTAGTGTATCTTTAATGCCTTTAATGTCTTTATCAATTCATTCAATAAATATAAAGGGGAAAAAGAAATCTGATATTTTTCcatatttataatacatttgtaatacaatgtatatatgtttatggaAATTATGATTAGGAGGAAATACAGCTATgtcctcaattaaaaaaaatatttcacttctATAAGGGGCATTAATTTTCATCTACTTTACTATGAAAGTGAATCACTTCAATGAACTCACAATAACATGTTCCCCTCAAGTGTGTGAGATCATATGATTTGTCCTGGTATGGATCAAACTAAGGACTTGAAATTAATATTGGCTGCATTAAATATATTCAGCAAGGatgttttatatatgaataaGAGCCAAGACTCCCTGTCATTATAATGTGTCTGGGAAAGGTGATATGCCAAACTTGTGTGGGTGATCATGGGGATAAATCTTACTGTACTGtacaattcattattattcgttggataccaatttttcatggattttgtgggtacagacAAACCAAGTACTTAAATattcaatgaattacaaatttcctTTCCACTTGTATACACACtatggcaaaaccatgaaataagATATTCAccaacatgtaagttttccttaatccacgaaaattggtccCCACGAAAATAACTGAATCCCCAGTATAATGTAATGTTACCTTGTGAGCCAGCACTGTTTATCTTACTTTTAATGGCTACCTCTTGTAAAACATGTGGCATTAATATAGTGTCATCCAGAACATGTATCAGGTATCTTGTAATTTTTTATTGATGTTAAACAGCCATTAATCAATCAGTTATCAGCAGacaaactatttattttatttgtcattaACAGGTGGACATATTTTCCTTCTCCATGGTGATTTATGAGGTGCTGTCGGGAAGGAGACCTTTTGAAGAATATAAAAATTTTGCACAAATTTCTACAGCAATGAAAACTCAGTCAAAAAGACCATGTCTACAGGTAAATTTGGTACACAAATGCAAACAATTACACTTTCAAATAATAGAAAAACTGATTTCAAATTAAGATAAGATTAAGAATAGAATGTACTTAATGTCaggtcattaaaaaaaaaagcagaaggtCTTGTTAGGTCCTGTAAataataggaaaatgaaaatgGTATCAAATCATTATTTTGCAGATTTTAAGCAAAAATAGGctagttttgataaaattttggctgaatttatgtgtttattttagtgCAGTTAAATCTACCAGGACACTTGTACTCCTTATGGCTATTCCCGGCTGGCAAGAGAATCTGTCCAGCTTGAACTATTGGTGCATACAACAATAACTTTTCCTttgtggtgtcagatattttgtattatttcgTAAAAATTTTACGGGATCACGtttgatatccagtaatggcggacaaatgaCAATAAGGTGAATTCAAAGCAGTATGTTTAATTAATGTAACAgtatatgatatcatattttCTCAACCtcttatatcttttttctacagGATTACAACGTTGACCCAGGATTCCCCTCTGTAGAACAGTTAATGAGGGATTGTTGGGCCAGGTCAGCTGACAAGAGGCCGTCTGCTGAAGATATTGTTTCAGATTTGTGGATGAGATCAATTCAGTTTATATCATTAAAGAAGACTTTTAAGTTACCATGTTTATTGAAAGATGGACCAATTGACTGTATATCATTCACTTCTGATGTATGTATAATTCCTCTGACAAAATATCTGAGTTATATTGTGGAAGCATGCTTatatgaataagaagatgtggtatgagtgccaatggtacaactctccatctaagccacaatgtaaaaagttaacgttTATAGGTATTGCTTAGATTTCCTATGGGTTATTTTCAAGCTCAGGGTCAAATGTAGACGTAAAAAGTACTTACTGTTTCTCAAATATGCACATACTATTTTATAATTCTGTAGGAACAAAATAACATGAACCTTTACTTAAGTTTTGATTGAGAAATctcaaaaaatattgaaactaaTTTAAAGAACTTAATTTCATGGATGAATTTTGGAAATTCTAATATATCTTCtataatttataaactttttaaaattacagTCTAGAAAAGCAGAAACTATATGGTTGTGGGAAGGATCTGAAGATGGTAGAAAGTATACTACACTTGATAAATATACTACTAAAGATAATAATGGTTGTGTTCCATCTGGTGATACTTTACCTGGCAGCAGGGTGACCTGTATGTGTCAGGTGGACAAAGATATCTGGATAGGTACTGAGGTAGGTATCTAAGGTAACAAGATCATGTGATCTGCCTGTTGACAATTAATCTGGCAGTTAGAGAAAGAGTTATCTGGTTGGATATAAAGGTATAAAGTTAACATGGtttatatgtatgaaaaaaatgatacTGAAATTCAATTTTAGAGATCAAAGGTCAATGTCCTCAATAAGATAATTCCCAGTAGGCTGAAATTTGGTTGTACCTCACTTTGTGAATCTGATATTAAAGTGGGATTGAGGCTTTGTGTTTTTAGGTCTGTTTGTTCTTTCCACTTTAGAGTGGGGGCAGGACCTTTAAGGGAAGtcatcgggtgtttttaagcttgggatttaGGGATTGATCCTTTTTGGGATctgggattttttttctcaaatttcagGATGTCAGAacttaatttttgtcgagcctgcaactgtTGTTGCAGAaacttgacatagggatagtgatctggcggcggcggcattagctaacttcttaaaagctttatattttagaaggtggaagacctggatgcttcatactttgtatatagatgcctcatgttacgaagtttccttcagtcacatgtccaatgtccttgacctcattttcatggttcagtgaccacttgaaaaaaaagttcagattttttgtaatgttgaattctctcttattataagtaataggataactatatttggtatgtgcgtaccttgcaaggtcctcatgtctgtcagacagttttcacttgacctcaacctcatttcatggatcagtgaacaaggttaagttttggtggtcaagtccatatttcagatactgtaagcaatagggctagtatattcggtgtatggaaggactgtaaggtgtacatgtccaactggcaggtgtcatctgaccttgacctcattttcatggttcagtggttatagttaaatttttgtgttttggtctgtttttttcatactatttgcaataggtctactatatttgttgtatggaatgattgtaaggtgtacatgtcaagcgggcagatgtcatgtgaccttgacctcattttcatggttcagtggttatagttaaatttttgtgttttggtctggttttttcatactatatgcaataggtctactatatttgttgtatggaatgattgtaaggtgtacatgtctagcgggcagatgtcatctgaccttgacctcattttcatggttcagtggtcaaagttaagtttttgagttttggtctttttatctaatactatatgccataggtcaactatatttggtgtatggaaatattttatgatctttatgtcagtagcgcaggtttcttttgaccgtgacctcattttcacggttcattgtacagtgttaagtttttgtgttttggtctatttttcttaaactataagtaataggtcaactatatatgttgtatagaagcattgttagctgtacatgtctgcctggcatggttcatctgaccttgacctcattttcatggttcattggtctttgtttagttatcttggttaatgttaagtttatgagacagttgtaataaagctttatacttaggactatcaacataatatcaatgattagtatagaaggcgagacatttcagcgtgtgcactcttgtttcttaTTTTCGGGACCTCtgcatttcatgtttttaagcgcTGGATTTCTGGATCAGAACCCCTCCGCCCCCCCTCACATTAGGTGAAAGTTTTTACGTTACAGGAATCTGTAATTTGGTACACATATTACACTATTATgatcttttatatttaattgcTGCAGATGGTGTGTGAGCGATAGCtaatctttttatgttttttttttatttccatttaatgGCTTAATTGCCACATTGTTGCTAAGGAAGGCTAATATTTCAAAGAGATAATGCAATTTATATTCATTCAATATTCCCTTGATATAGATGAAAATGCTTGTTTACTACATATCTCATACCCCATCTGAATTGAGAGTTGGAAATTTAGGATGGAAGCAATTTTGGAAAACACATAAGAAAACTTTATTGTAAATCTTTATTGTTGAAATGTATATTGTTGGAGGCAGGAGTTAACTACAATCTTGAGTGTTTAACTCTTATCTATATTATGCATATTTTGGCTTATTATTCAGGGCTATAAGATTGAGACATACAGTCATCAGTGCTTTGTCAAGAAGGAGAAGAAACCTTTATGTACTTTTGCAACACCTTATGCCATAGCAACAAGTATTCAGTTTATAAAACAAGAATCACAGGTGACTTTATATTTGATTCTCCATTTTGTTGCCATGACATCAAAATTACAGTTCTAGTATAATTAGTCCAACTGTTACACTAAATTTGCCATTTCAGAATCTTTTGTATTCCAGACATGAAGCTTAAAATTGTACACCAATGCAAATTGTTGGTTTATGGTGTTCTTACAATGGAAGTTGAATCAATGAAGTAATATTTTAGTTTACTATTTCATTACTCAGAGAGACAATGTAAAATCAGACACAATTTTTACCAACTTATGAAGTTGTCTgcttttatatacaaacattttcATCATCATACAAGTCAAACCAAGCATACACAATATTACAGATAccttatgtatataaacaaaggcaaataaaaaaacaaggtgatcaaaaacaaataaaagaaataattggatTTATGTGGATATTGAAACATTATTTTCACTTTGGTCTACAATTTAGGGACAGTGGTTAATTAATCAGATTGAATAAATCCATAATAAAAATACAAGCAAAAAAACAGTAGTTAAGGATACTCTTGAAGTCTGTAGTAGCTTTTAGAGgtgtaaacattattaaatatttttttcaggaggACAGAAAAGTATATGTGACCCTTGATACAGGAAAAGTAATGGTATTTGAACCAGTTAATAAGACTGTTACAATACGAAATCTTCGTGGACAAACACACACAAGTGAGGCTCTGTGTGGATGgagaacaacaaaaacattgaCAATTGGTAATTCTCCAGCTACATGTATGGCTAACATTCCACCAAGTGGACAGTCCAGAAATGAAATATGGATTGGTTGTGGTGGCAGTATATGTGTTGTTAGTAATTCCACTTGTATGGTGGAGGACCATGTGCCTGTCCAAAGACTGGTTAAAAATACAGAATTACATACGACCAGAATGGTTAAATCACTTGTCTATTATGATGATAGAGTATGGTGCTTAATAAACGATAGTGCTATTGTAATTGAATTTGACGTAGACTTGAGATTACCAACATACATTTTGGTAATGGACGATTATTCACCTACTGGATTTGTAGTTTCTGAATATATATCTGGCATAAGCTTGTCAGGTAGTTCTGAGTCTATAGATATGGTATCATCAGTATTAAAGTCAGTAGATATTTGTGGAAGTAAGAGACCTAATGCAGGCTACTTCAATATAAATGCAAACTTTAATGATGTTCAGGATGAAGATAATAGTGATCAAGTCATGGAATCAGGAGACTTTGAAAATGATAGTGACCTTAATGAGTGCACATGGATTG
The window above is part of the Mytilus galloprovincialis chromosome 4, xbMytGall1.hap1.1, whole genome shotgun sequence genome. Proteins encoded here:
- the LOC143071131 gene encoding leucine-rich repeat serine/threonine-protein kinase 1-like isoform X5, producing MVNVTNIIRLINSGNAETLENGLVSVLDEWEDSGDDRDILTVPLFEDLPLLNYACTVEDICVDIVIVLISNGCDVNLPSIEGTPLQIISRNGNYQLINILLENGAILETEDDPIFSENSPFYLASLYGHTDVVRRLLSYQPSTSTFNFSQGYYKGKETIQEMVKDDGVRSCLLFAACRGGNLEIVKMWLSPSMDINHPKLFVSSLEDCENGTPLYAACSGGHFEVAKFLYDMGASLTDKICREFPKIAGGILECCISFRDEDFCDEDQEAGHIAKYRHLSLGGFNYDWVAGVHNTIVELDLNENNLSTLPPEIPWCLPNLVHLNLAHNKLVKLSSPEGQVQCDSLSEIQLGDNKLEDICHEVFQLQSLVTLNLSNNNLKYLLKTLHSQYPVVTSQTTDGSSFVQCPNLHYLNVSQNKLEMLPHEYIRKCSGLSTLDVSHNRLVSFPNAWDCNMAMLNLSHNELDRCPVSLEQYWCGTLRTLRLNNNKLEEINESVVKLGCLVELYASYNKISRLPDPDHWECSQLYLMELAHNCLGPKPTNSLTLKHFLFNNERISAVLNKKKEDRHIEEDHYSFPPFLGNCLHDLDLSHNNLNQVHSSVSHLVSLHHLDISHNPAIKSLPKELGKLKVTCIIKMDGVNITDMKKLIDMDCDQQQRSKQIILSLRNDLRQSEKYYKMKLVILGKKDKGKTTLAGLLKGQPLGSHHLLGVQRHDIELPPKGTLLKLFKHQDYPTIKFSLWDMSGDPTVAATHHCFYTPNSLYMLVWDLWSLEKELDKIGQYLYSIQARMPNASILLVATFLDRNTLPTKQQDVLRIKQLLLDRYGPEGDRASGLSSRLDTDSFIPVSCTTKEGISELKEKLYDLATRVPDPNNRPNKLLGRSIPKSYLHLETAMQESLKNKLDEKRQPFLEHDEFLEIINKVPNNDLDSAEEIRQVTKFLTENGTILHFNDQLKGLNNLYFLDPTWLCDVLSKVLLHVVHDPNVRGGKISKVEVRRIFSEDTRFPDDYVDQYIQLMERFEIALSVDFGGKLFIPSQLSKYPAIDLNRSDELGLKVIRLYKMAFIPSGFWSRLLSRLMYRIELLTSDWILSKSLTSSVTPAKFHKMLERQSSASSGLQIVKKDMIYWEDGLYLGHDSGCLLVEATIVPQGHGMAPHRGVLITVQSTKGDYSIMGIVVDEIDDLLNDHYPGLMEWDEYGQPRVQRYAMCPDCYDTIHSLPKGLDHFSVEHCARLIMSSDTITCPKNLKIPLVQLVPELLMHEIPKKFIIDITKLSVEEDNLLGVGVAGKVLKGHYGDIDVAVKLYHGAPYAGFQLSSLDSSYHTGGEKAEDNEEQDDIYKNYSAYTIDVDETNSIKAWRAFMEMRQEVLVTSKLNYPYIVSFLGISIRPSLLMCLEFAPLGNFRTSIDKAIVNREPFNKYRDKDKIFPAVFEKEVTYKMLFQIASGLGYLHKNGIIYRDLKSDNILVFSLELNSPVNVKLSDYGISRFCSSGGTVGLVGTPGYQAPEIIEGQSYDEKVDIFSFSMVIYEVLSGRRPFEEYKNFAQISTAMKTQSKRPCLQDYNVDPGFPSVEQLMRDCWARSADKRPSAEDIVSDLWMRSIQFISLKKTFKLPCLLKDGPIDCISFTSDSRKAETIWLWEGSEDGRKYTTLDKYTTKDNNGCVPSGDTLPGSRVTCMCQVDKDIWIGTEGYKIETYSHQCFVKKEKKPLCTFATPYAIATSIQFIKQESQEDRKVYVTLDTGKVMVFEPVNKTVTIRNLRGQTHTSEALCGWRTTKTLTIGNSPATCMANIPPSGQSRNEIWIGCGGSICVVSNSTCMVEDHVPVQRLVKNTELHTTRMVKSLVYYDDRVWCLINDSAIVIEFDVDLRLPTYILVMDDYSPTGFVVSEYISGISLSGSSESIDMVSSVLKSVDICGSKRPNAGYFNINANFNDVQDEDNSDQVMESGDFENDSDLNECTWIVSDDKADKSEPPPVPKRTPTIKTAPVKLGETPPPVPLRPHRKPPIIPPRSPRPGSRSSSCSSLPKTDVRPKIRVSSSVSGGSQKEESIKVCSIVNVGDTLWVGRNYGDILIVNIGQRNSYQYGEVITVLKVTPSAHMGNDVEVLLSTGSSVISLSKIGDSKKGEVISWEPYNSTDIKRIQNYWSMKRNSKDVSQETEIKDIGKF